The stretch of DNA AAAATAAATAGGGTGTGTACACCTGATGTATGGAGGGAAACATATGGGAGAAAAGGGATGTATTAAATGCGGCAGTCATGACGCAAAGACGAAGGAAGTAGCTATGACCGGAACAGGACTTTCCAAAATGTTTGATATCCAGCATAATCAATTTATTGTCGTCTACTGCACGAATTGCGGCTATTCCGAGTTTTATAATAAGAAGTCGTCAGCGGGCTCAAATATTCTTGATTTGTTCTTCGGTTGAGGAAGTTCCACGGACAGAAGTTTAGTTTAATTATGATACGAAGGTAGCCAAGGTCTTGAAGTGCCCGGCTGCCTTTGTTGCGTTTAACCGCTAAAAATTTTAATAATAATCCTTGACTT from Paenibacillus sp. CAA11 encodes:
- a CDS encoding zinc ribbon domain-containing protein, which translates into the protein MGEKGCIKCGSHDAKTKEVAMTGTGLSKMFDIQHNQFIVVYCTNCGYSEFYNKKSSAGSNILDLFFG